From Salmo salar chromosome ssa09, Ssal_v3.1, whole genome shotgun sequence:
agtgCCATGAAGAGAAGGGCAAAGACAGGCTGGAGGAGTGTTGGGAAGAGAAACgggtgagtgagagagatagagacgatagaaagagagagagaaagagaaaaggagaggagcgagggaagaggaggagggttgtgtgtgaaagagagaaaaaagcagTATAATTAACGGCGCTGGTTTTTATCAGATAACTCTGGTTTGAACAGCCAGGGATTTGAATTCTTTGCTGGTGGGCAACAGGCAGGCTGCATAACAGCATGACTCAGCATTATAACTGGGGAATAAacactggtctctggtctgcatGTGAGTGACAGGCTGGCTGGTTGGGCTGTGGGGTGGCAGGGGAGGCCAAGGGGGTGGGAGAGAGTACTTTGTACTTCCTCATTTTGCCATCGTTTGGTCGAGTTTGCTTTTATTTGCCATGCGTCCTTGTTGAACGTACGCAATATCATATCTGATTTATGCCTTTCGTTTCAATGTATTCTGTTGACGTGTCTGTCAGTGTTTGCATTTACAGGTCAGCTGTTTAGCGCGCCGATTGCTTTCCTTTCGATGTCGGCCTTGATGTAACACGATGGCCTTTTTATTTTAGTGGCTTTAATTTGTAAGTTGGGTTGCGTCTTTTGAGTGTGATTAGAGCGAACCCTAGCTGGATCCCAGCAGCACTAGGCTGTAGATAGTCACAATGCTCCAGAGATGGAGGGGTATTTTTGGAGAGAAGCAGCCTGGAAGCGTATCTCTGGGCAACTCCATTTTTCCCCCGGTTATCGCCTTATTTAAGGAGGAGTCCAAATTTAGCCGATACTGGGCTTGGATGTAAGGAGGGACCaggaaacggtgtgtgtgtgtgtgtgtgtgtgtgtgtgtgtgtgtgtgtgtgtgtgtgtgtgtgtgattgtatgtGTAACGGAAATAGAAAATAATACCCATTACAAGATTATAGGAAGAGTATGAATATTTCAGCTGCAGGGGAATTCTATTCCCTTTGTCTTCTTCCAATCGTCTTCCGCTAACCTCAACCCATCTTCTGCTTTTTATTCTCTTTCCTTCTTCTTTCTATTCTTTGTTTTGCTCCACTCTTCCGTCTCTTTGTTGTCCACTCACTGTGTATAATAAAGTCATGAGTCTTGAGGTTCCCTGTGTACTTCTAGAGAATAAACATGGAGACtacactgattgtacaaaacattaggaacaccttcctaatattacatgttgactccaatgcttcccacagttgtgtcatgttggctttatgtcctttgggtggtggacaagtCTCGATACACATTGGAacctgttgagcgtgaaaaaccaagcagtgttacagtccttgacacaaaccggtgcgcctggcaccgactaccataccccgttcaaagacactccAATCTTTTGTGTTCATGTTTTGTGCACTCTGTGTATTTTCCTGTGTAGGACAGGGATTTCCCAAAACcccagacagagagggggatagagagacaaGAAAgacgaaagaaagaaaggagacaCAATAGAGAAAGAATAGAGAAAGCTGCAGAGATAGTGTGAAACAAAGAGAGAAGGTAGAGCGATAAAAAGCATTAGAGTGCTGATGTGTATCAGTGAGGACAGTCCTGTCAGTGAGGCTCCTTGCTCTAAATGCCTTTGCCCTTttccctctctatccatctctgccCACCCTCGCACCCTTGCCCTCAGGGTCCTTCTGCTGCGTCTGAGCTGTCTAAGGTGACGCCTgctatttgtttttcaatagtgGAGTGTGGGCCCGGCTGTGTgtgcagagggagaggtagagtgtgTGTTTTCTCGGTTTCGCCGTATGAAAATAGAAGCAAAGGGATGTCACCTCGCGTAGTATCCTGGTACCAGCTGACCCACACTGACCCAGACTGACCCACACTGACCCAGACTGACCCATACTGACCCATACTGACCCACACTGACCCATACTGACCCACACGGACCCAGACTGACCCATACTGACCCATACTGACCCATACTGACCCACACTGACCCACACTGACCCATACTGACCCACACGGACCCACACTGACCCAGACTGACCCAGACTGACCCATACTGACCCATACTGACCCACACGGACCCACACTGACCCAGACTGACCCATACTGACCCATACTGACCCACACTGACCCACACTGACCCAGACTGACCCAGACAAACCCATACTGACCCACACGGACCCACACTGACCCAGACTGACCCATACTGACCCACACGGACCCACACTGACCCACACTGACCCAGACTGACCCACACGGACCCACACTGACCCACACTGACCCAGACTGACCCAAGCCCACACGGACCCACACTGAACCACACGGACCCACACTGAACCACACGGACTCACACTGAACCACACTGAACCACACGGACCCACACGGACCCACACTGACCCACACTGAACCACACGGACCCACACGGACCCACACTGACCCACACTGACCCATACGGACCCACACGGACCTACACGGACCCACACTGACCCACACTGAACCACACGGACCCACACGGACCCACACTGACCCACACTGAACCACACGGACCCACACGGACACACACTGACCAATACTGAACCACATGGACCCACACGGACCCACACTGACCCACACTGAACCACACGGACCCACACGGACCCACACTGACCCACACTGAACCACACAGACCCACACGGACACACACTGACCAATACTGAACCACATGGACCCACACGGACACACACTGACCAATactgacccacactgaccaatacTGACCCACACTGACCCACACTGAATACACATTGCACACTTAGAAAAAGAGTTCTAAGGAGAACCATATAGGGTTCTTCGGTTTTTCTCCTATtggggaaccctttttggtgccaggtagaaccctttgtagagggttctatctagaaccATCCATGTAAGGTTCTTCATAGAACCCTCTTTATATGGTTATACCTAGAAACCTCTATAAAAGTGATGTGTATAGTTAAGTGTAATTCAAATCCAGACAGAGTCATGATTTCCAACCAGTGGAATGTTTTATCATCCAcaatctgcattcagaatgacttccAGGGTAGGGAAGATTAGGTCATTGGTTAGACTCAGTATTCACAAACTGGAACAACTGTCTCAGTAATGGGTGTAATAAGTAACGGGTGCATTTCCTAAAAGATTGGTttagttaaaaacaaattatgttatttatttttgtgtagcataaaatctatcaaccaatcaatgtacatgtaaAAACACATTAAAACAATCAATTCTGAAAATAatcctgcaatagagcatgctgggaaatattataTAAGGTTCTATGTAGAACACCTCTTGCTTTTCAAagaacccttcttgccttccaaagaataaTCCAAGAACTCTTTCTTCCAAAAACGGTTCTTACGTTGTTAAAgcttctaggtagaaccctttgccttACAAAGACTCAATGTCTTCCAAAAACGGTTCTTCAGATCAAAGCAGTTCTTGGTAGAACTATATCCCTccacaaagaacccttttggaaccctttcttctaagagtgtaggtaTCATAAGTGCTCACCCCCTTTATATTTGTTCACGTTGTTGCGTTACAAAGTAGGATTGAAATGAATTTGATTGTgatttttttgtcaatgatctacagaAAAtattctgtaatgtcaaagtagatGAACAattataacattttattttattaatgaaatataaaacactaatatacactgagcgtacaacacattaagaacacctgctctttccatgacacagagtGACCAGGTAATTCCaggttaaagctatgatcccttattgatgacacttgttaaatccacttcaatcagtgtagatgaaggggaggagacaggcgaAAGAAGGATTCGTaaaccttgagacatggattgtgtttatgtgccattcagacggggaaggggcaagacaaaagatttaaggggctttgaacagggtatggtagtagctgcaaggcgcaccggtttgtgtcaagaactgcaacgctggtgGGTTTTTCAGGCTCAAcattttcccgtgtgtatcaagaatagtccaccaacCAAAAgacatcaagccaacttgacacaactgtgggaagtgaCATCCccaagcagtttccttcctgtactgcagctcagttcagaaggaagACTATCTTTAATGTATCTGCTTGGTTTAATACATAATCCACAGCCTAATTATTAACTTGATCATGCTTAAAGGAATATCTAATGTCTGATtggttattgttacccatctaccaatcactgtccTGCTTTATTAGGCTTTCGAAAAGCTCCTTAGTCTTGAATCTGTGCTCAAAAtacaatacttgactgagggaccttacagatattgTACATATCGGGGGCAGAGGAATGGttagttattcaaaaatcatgtcaacccctattatttcacacagagtgagtccatgtaacttattatgtgatttgttaggcaacattttactcctgaactaattttgGCTTGCCTAAACAAAAAGGGTGAATACTTTTGAAACAACAAATGTATATTTTAGTTGgaaattttttattaatttgcttAAATTTGTAGAATTCTTTTCCCAGTTTGACAttatagagtattttgtgtagatctcaATGACTAAAAATCACAACTAAATCCATTTCGATCCCACTTTGTCACAacaaaaaatgtgaaaaaaattccCTGGGGGGGTGAATACTGATGATATTGGAAACGCACTATACATCCTCTATGGAAGGTCtcagtcctgctcctgctcctctaaCCTGACTAACCCATCTTCCTGTGTACTTTTCCATCTCACTAAACTCTTCTTCCTGAtctctgtttgtgtctgtctctttcGCCTGCTCGGAGCGCTGAGTTGTACTTTAGCTAATGTGTATAGGGTAAATACAGGCTGACCCTCATCTTAGAAAGACAGAACAATCTGatgttggcacacacacacacacacacacacacacacacacacacacacacacacacacacacacacacacacacacacacatacacacatacacacaacacacacacacacacacacacacacacacacacgcacacacacacacacacactctgttccTCTCATTGCCAATGACCGTCACGAGGCATTTAATGGTCAGTGAAACGAAAGGCTCTTTCTAAGGTTGATCAAGACACGTTTTAAATTAAACGGTTAAAATTAATTAAGCAGAACATGAGATTCAGGTCTAAAACCGTAATGTCGGGCTCTAATTTAAACCTTCTGAGATATTTTGAAGAACATAATCTCAACGTATAGAACTGAAGAAATTCGACTCTTCCAGTATATTCTGCCTGGTGCCTGTGCTCAGTACGGAGATGAAACAGACATGGGATACCTGTGTGGTGATAGCTCTCACAGGGCTGTCTTAAATGATGGAGTGAAAGTGAGAAGGAAAAGAAGGTGAAAGATGGAGAGTTGCAGAATagtgagaggtagagaaggagagagtgacagaacgagagagggagaaatggagagtggctgtgtgagagagcaagcatgagggagagaaagagagatgacagTGTTTATCCTTAGTTAGAGTGcccgtgggagagagagagtcctcaGTGTTACTCTGTAGTCTGCCTGAATACAAGGAAACTCTCCACAAATAGACGCTCTGTCACATTGAAGAAAATCATTGAGACATTTTTATTctttcgttttttttttcttgtaCTGGAAGTGTTGTCTTTTTGGATCCATTTTAACATTTGATGGTGGGGtgggtggtctctctctctctctctctctctctctctctctctctctctctttctctctctctttctcactctctatctacccactctttctctctctctttctgcctctttctttctccctctctctgtctaccccctctctcgctctctttctctcgctgtctcagtctctctctgtctacctcgctctctctctctctctctctctctctctcgctgtctcagtctctctctgtctacccctctctctctctctctctctctctctctctcgctgtctcagtctctctctgtctaccccctctctctctttctctcgctgtctcagtctctctctgtctacccctctctctctctctcattttgtcTACAGCACTTTATCCCTTACCCCTTTAGGACTCCAACCGGGAAGGCCAGAGTTGACACAACGCCCAACAATGAAACTTATTGAGCGCAAAGGATTGAGCACTTTCTCTGTCTTTAAGTTTAGGAGCATGCCCTACAAACTGTGAAGAGGACTAACGCTTTACCTTCTCCATTTCTACCCACAGTGTAAATAACTCTGTGTCCGATCGCTACCTGGCAAAGGTGTCATTCATCCTTCATGTTATTTATGTGACGTGAAATGTGTTTACTCTGAAATGTATGGTAAATAAAAACAGACGGCAGCCAGAGGCGAGCTGACAGAGGCTGACAGTGTACTTGGTAAATGACACACAAGAGCCCATGGAGAGTTGGAAAGATGgagagaatgaggaggaggagacagggatgatAGAGGGgtgcaccccaaatggcaccgtattccctatgtagtgcactactatcatAGGAaacaggttgccatttgggaagaAAAGATGGACTGTTGTCTGGTATTACGTCGAACCTCACCGGAAGTGATGAGGGAAGTCGGTACACGTGTCAGGACTTGGCTGTACTGTAAATCAAAACAGGGTGTGTTGCCTTGAAGTGCACACTGACTGGCTGTATTCCATCAGCGTCTCAACCCCTCTCTGTGGAGCCCctgactgactggggaacagTTGTTCAGAAGGTAGCCCTGCTCCGTACCCATCGTCTATCACCACATCCACCCGATCCACAGAACCTTATGACCATGACCAATTCAAACATCACATGGGGCCAGAACACCTACTCTAGCACAGGCCAGAGATAAACCTCAGGATTATCCTTCATTGTTATTATAATCAAGGATATATAATCATTGATGTTTATAAGcaaatacatacatgtatatataaatatCTTATAAGCCTAACATATCGTTGTGAGTAGACATGCTGCGTGTGTTTGTGCACAGTGgttgcgcgcgtgtgtgtgtgtgtgtgtgtgtgtgtgtgtgtgtgtgtgtgtgtgtgtgtgtgtgtgtgtgtgtgtgtgtgtgtgtgtgcatgcgtgtgtgtgtgtgtgtgtgtgtgtactgcgttTATTTACCAGCTCAGGGTAATAGCTGGGGGTACATACCCATTTATGCAAAGGTAAGCtgattagagaggagaggacagcatgGTAGGGGAGATATACTCACACAAACGTCCTCTGCTCTCCCAGCTGCTGGGTTATTCCACCAATTAGGTGGAATTTGGTGAACACAGAAAATGGACAAAAAGAGtacaaccagctcacctgattttacactatgatttgaataTTAGACGTCCAATGTCTcttttgaaaaatatatttcaaaagGAATTGTTTCACCATATTATAAGGAGAGTTCAGTTCCCGTAACAGGGTTGGCCTTAATGAGGGACAGGTcttttaaaatgaatcactaataacATGAAATAAACAATCATCTTTAGAAATTACTTTGTCAAAGTAACAAAATAAATAGGCATTTAGAATTGTAGTGAAAACTTGGAGAAATGCTAGGGTtgagtgggttaaaatcttccttcactgaaccaaaatataaacgcaacatgcaacaatttctaatattttactgagttacagttcatagaaggaaatcagtcaatttaaatacattcattaggccttaatctatggattttacatgactgggaatacagatatgcacctgttggtcacagatacctttaaagaaAAAGGCTAGGGGCGTGGAACAGAAAACTAGTCAGGATCTGGTGTGTCCACCATTcacagcgcgacacatctccttctcatagagttgatcaggatgttgattgtggcctgtggaatgttgtcccactcctcttcaatggctgtgcaaagttgctggatattttcgggaactggaacacactgtcatacacgtctatacagagcatcccaaacatgctcaatgggtgacatgttggAGTAGGatacaggccatggaagagctgggaaatgttcagcttccagaaattatGTACAGATCCCTCGGGACATGGGGCCCGGacattatcatgctaaaacatgaggttatggcggcagatgaatggcacgacaatgggcctcaggatctcgtcacggtatctctgtgcatttaaattgcgaatatataaaatgcaattgtgttcgttgtccgtagcttatgcctgcccataccataaccccaccgccaccatggggcactcagaaaaatgctcgcccacacgacaccatacgtctgccatctgcccggtacagatgAA
This genomic window contains:
- the LOC106611693 gene encoding keratin-associated protein 5-4-like — its product is MWFSIGQCVSVWVCVVQCGSVWVRVGPCGSVWVSVGPCGSMWFSIGQCVSVWVRVVQCGSVWVRVGPCGSVWVSVGPCRSVWVRMGQCGSVWVRVGPCGSVWVSVGPCGSVWFSVVQCESVWFSVGPCGSVWVRVGLGQSGSVWVSVGPCGSVWVSVGQCGSVWVSMGQSGSVWVRVGQYGFVWVSLGQCGSVWVSMGQYGSVWVSVGPCGSVWVSMGQSGSVWVSVGPCGSVWVSVGQCGSVWVSMGQYGSVWVRVGQYGSVWVSMGQYGVPQSHLRDDVMADVTTS